Genomic segment of Streptomyces sp. NA02950:
CTGGACCACGAGGGACGACTGCTGGCCGACACCGCGGCCGGGGCCGGGCCGGACGCCCCCGTTCCGACCTGCCCCGAATGGCGCGTCCGCGACCTGCTGAGCCATCTGGGGCGGGTGCACCGCTTCGCGACCCGGCTCGTCGCCGAGGGCCTGGCCGGGCCGCCGCCCTTCACCCCCGATCCTCAGCTGGACGGCGATGCGTTGCCCGAGTGGTTCCGCGAGGGACACCGCACCCTGGTCGGGACGCTGCGCGCCGCCGATCCGGGGCTGAGGTGCTTCACCTTCTTCCCCGCGCCCTCCCCGCTGGCGTTCTGGGCCCGGCGGCAGGCCCATGAGACGGCGATCCACCGGGTCGACGCCGAAGCGGCGCTGGGCGTGGACCCCTCACCGGTCGCCCCGGAGTTCGCCGCCGACGGGCTCGACGAGCTGCTGTCCGGATTCCATACCCAGGAGCGCAGCGGGATGCGGACGGACACCCCGCGCACCCTCCGGCTGCGGGCCACCGATCAGAACACGGTGTGGACCGTGTGGCTGTCCGACGGGGTTCCGCGCACCGAGCGCAATGACGACGGGGCGGCGGACTGCGAACTCTCCGGGCCGGTCGGCACGCTCTATTTCGCGCTGTGGAACCGGCTGCCGCTCAGCGCGCTGGACACCGA
This window contains:
- a CDS encoding maleylpyruvate isomerase family mycothiol-dependent enzyme, which gives rise to MDTSALIDTLDHEGRLLADTAAGAGPDAPVPTCPEWRVRDLLSHLGRVHRFATRLVAEGLAGPPPFTPDPQLDGDALPEWFREGHRTLVGTLRAADPGLRCFTFFPAPSPLAFWARRQAHETAIHRVDAEAALGVDPSPVAPEFAADGLDELLSGFHTQERSGMRTDTPRTLRLRATDQNTVWTVWLSDGVPRTERNDDGAADCELSGPVGTLYFALWNRLPLSALDTEGDPELARLWRERAAIGG